In Amycolatopsis sp. EV170708-02-1, the following are encoded in one genomic region:
- a CDS encoding TIGR03084 family metal-binding protein, translating into MADLGVILGDLAAESQAIDDVVADLPASDWARQTPAEGWTIAHQIAHLAWTDRKALIAARGSEAEWQAEIEGLLATGESYVDDGAAEGAKTPPRELLEEWRAGRAELAEALAAVPDGQKIPWYGPPMSAASMVTARLMETWAHGQDIFDTLGVARENTARLWHIARFGTRTRDFAYKLNSLSPPAGEFRVELIAPDGTTWAFGPEDATQRLTGSAVDFCLVITQRRHPADTDLVATGKDVEEWLGIAQAFAGPPGAGRRPGQFA; encoded by the coding sequence ATGGCTGACCTGGGCGTGATCCTTGGGGATCTCGCGGCGGAATCGCAGGCCATCGACGACGTGGTGGCGGATCTGCCCGCGTCGGACTGGGCACGGCAGACCCCGGCCGAAGGCTGGACGATCGCCCATCAGATCGCCCATCTGGCCTGGACGGACAGGAAGGCGCTGATCGCGGCGCGCGGATCCGAGGCCGAGTGGCAGGCCGAGATCGAAGGGCTGCTCGCGACGGGCGAGTCCTACGTCGACGACGGTGCCGCCGAGGGCGCGAAGACGCCGCCCCGTGAGTTGCTGGAGGAGTGGCGCGCCGGTCGCGCGGAGCTCGCCGAAGCGCTCGCCGCGGTGCCCGACGGGCAGAAGATCCCTTGGTACGGCCCGCCGATGAGCGCCGCGTCCATGGTGACGGCGCGCCTCATGGAGACGTGGGCGCACGGCCAGGACATCTTCGACACGCTCGGCGTCGCGCGGGAGAACACGGCCCGGCTCTGGCATATCGCCCGGTTCGGCACCCGCACCCGCGACTTCGCCTACAAGCTCAACTCGCTGTCCCCGCCCGCCGGGGAGTTCCGTGTGGAGCTGATCGCGCCCGACGGCACCACCTGGGCGTTCGGGCCCGAGGACGCGACGCAGCGGCTCACCGGGAGCGCGGTCGACTTCTGCCTCGTCATCACCCAGCGGCGTCACCCCGCCGACACCGACCTGGTGGCCACGGGCAAGGACGTCGAGGAATGGCTCGGGATCGCCCAGGCGTTCGCCGGGCCGCCCGGGGCAGGGCGACGGCCGGGGCAGTTCGCATGA
- a CDS encoding NAD(P)-dependent oxidoreductase, giving the protein MTDNANTPISVVGLGLMGTALARAFLKAGHPTTVWNRTAAKADSLVAEGARLAPTIGDALGPDGVTILCLTDYSAARELLGDAGIEGTTLVNLTSGDSAQARETAAWAEKRGARYLDGAIMAIPSVIGTDEAVILLSGPLPDFDLGALGTISHLGEDPGLASLYDVAGLTMMWSVLNAWLQGTAMLRTAGVGAATYAPFARQIAAGVADWLPGYAEQIDKGAFPAEVAALETDARAMAHMVEESEALGVNAELPKLIKAMADRAIAAGHGGEQYPVLIREFERAGE; this is encoded by the coding sequence ATGACAGACAACGCGAACACCCCGATTTCGGTCGTCGGCCTCGGCCTGATGGGCACCGCGCTCGCCCGCGCGTTCCTGAAGGCGGGACATCCCACGACCGTGTGGAACCGGACGGCCGCCAAGGCGGACTCCCTGGTCGCCGAAGGCGCGCGGCTCGCGCCGACGATCGGCGACGCGCTCGGCCCGGACGGCGTGACGATCCTGTGCCTCACCGACTATTCCGCCGCGCGCGAACTGCTCGGCGACGCCGGGATCGAGGGCACGACACTGGTCAACCTCACCTCGGGCGACTCCGCGCAGGCACGGGAAACCGCCGCCTGGGCCGAAAAGCGGGGCGCCCGCTACCTGGACGGCGCGATCATGGCCATCCCGTCGGTGATCGGGACCGACGAGGCGGTGATCCTGCTCAGCGGACCGCTCCCGGACTTCGACCTCGGCGCGCTCGGCACGATCAGCCATCTCGGCGAAGACCCCGGACTCGCGTCCCTGTACGACGTCGCCGGCCTGACGATGATGTGGAGCGTCCTGAACGCGTGGCTCCAGGGCACCGCGATGCTCAGGACGGCCGGTGTCGGCGCCGCGACGTACGCGCCCTTCGCGCGGCAGATCGCCGCCGGGGTGGCGGACTGGCTGCCCGGCTACGCGGAACAGATCGACAAGGGTGCCTTCCCCGCCGAAGTGGCGGCATTGGAGACCGACGCGCGGGCGATGGCGCATATGGTCGAGGAGAGCGAGGCGCTGGGCGTGAACGCCGAACTGCCGAAGCTGATCAAGGCGATGGCCGACCGCGCGATCGCCGCCGGGCACGGGGGCGAGCAGTACCCGGTGCTGATCCGGGAATTCGAGCGGGCGGGGGAGTAA
- a CDS encoding MerR family transcriptional regulator yields the protein MKIGELSHRTGVNAHQLRYYEAQGLLEASRGSNGYREYDETALLRVKQIRHLLAAGLSSEDIAYLLPCAIGEEPELIGCPELLAAMRERLGRLDEQLAKLTRSRDALAGYIVVAERVGAETYPPFDGTAA from the coding sequence ATGAAGATCGGTGAACTGAGTCACCGGACGGGCGTCAACGCCCACCAGTTGCGCTACTACGAAGCACAAGGCCTCTTGGAGGCGAGCCGTGGTTCGAACGGTTACCGCGAGTACGACGAGACGGCTTTGCTGCGGGTGAAGCAGATCCGCCATCTGCTCGCCGCCGGCCTGTCGTCCGAGGACATCGCGTACCTGCTCCCCTGCGCGATCGGCGAGGAGCCCGAGCTGATCGGCTGCCCCGAGCTGCTGGCCGCGATGCGCGAGCGGCTCGGCCGCCTGGACGAGCAGCTGGCCAAGCTGACCCGGTCGCGTGACGCGCTGGCGGGGTACATCGTCGTGGCCGAGCGGGTCGGCGCCGAGACCTACCCGCCGTTCGACGGCACCGCCGCGTGA
- a CDS encoding tetratricopeptide repeat protein, translating into MNEAIRLRQQGTDEARLRLIELAEKNPRDAVIAYQTAWAHDSAGLEAEAAPFYEQALAGEGLSTEDRHGVFVGLGSTYRVLGRYDESLETLRRGLGEFPDDPALRTFLAMALYNVGEAREAAGTLLKVLAATSADDGVQRYRRAVEYYADHLDDVE; encoded by the coding sequence GTGAACGAGGCGATCCGGCTGCGGCAGCAGGGCACCGACGAGGCACGCCTGCGGCTGATCGAGCTGGCCGAGAAGAATCCGCGGGACGCCGTGATCGCCTACCAAACCGCGTGGGCGCACGATTCAGCCGGGCTGGAAGCCGAAGCGGCCCCGTTCTACGAACAGGCGCTCGCGGGCGAAGGTCTGTCCACAGAGGACAGGCACGGGGTGTTCGTCGGGCTCGGCAGCACCTATCGCGTCCTCGGCCGGTACGACGAGTCGCTCGAGACCTTGCGGCGCGGTCTCGGCGAATTCCCGGACGATCCCGCGCTGAGGACGTTCCTCGCGATGGCGCTCTACAACGTCGGCGAAGCGCGCGAGGCGGCGGGAACCCTGTTGAAGGTGCTCGCGGCGACCAGCGCGGACGACGGTGTCCAGCGGTACCGGCGAGCGGTCGAGTACTACGCCGACCATCTGGACGACGTCGAATGA
- a CDS encoding enoyl-CoA hydratase-related protein: MSAYAEITYEVEDRIATVTLNRPEARNGYTIRMADELGDAMDRADRDEDVRVVILTGNGKDFSVGADLTQGGFDFDPETGPDAAWQEPAGRCSKRIFTMNKPVIAALRGAAVGGGVTITLSCDYRLASTDSRFGFVFVRRGIYPEGASAWFLPRLVGMGTALDWMISGRVFGAEEAKTAGLVHSVHEPGEVLGKARELAHEIAATTSPVSVAVTRQLLYRMASAESPFPVHELDSRLIGGLGSSPDAVEGVVSFLQKRPPEFSMRVDTDQPDYLPWRNS, translated from the coding sequence ATGAGCGCGTACGCCGAAATCACCTACGAGGTCGAAGACCGCATCGCGACGGTCACGCTCAACCGGCCCGAGGCCCGCAACGGCTACACCATCCGCATGGCCGACGAGCTCGGCGACGCGATGGACCGCGCCGACCGCGACGAGGACGTCCGCGTGGTGATCCTGACCGGCAACGGCAAGGACTTCTCGGTGGGCGCCGACCTCACCCAGGGCGGTTTCGACTTCGATCCGGAGACCGGGCCGGACGCGGCGTGGCAGGAGCCGGCCGGACGCTGCTCGAAACGGATCTTCACGATGAACAAGCCGGTGATCGCGGCCCTGCGGGGCGCGGCCGTCGGCGGCGGCGTCACGATCACGCTGTCGTGCGACTACCGCCTCGCGTCCACGGACTCCCGGTTCGGCTTCGTGTTCGTCCGCCGCGGGATCTACCCCGAAGGCGCGTCCGCGTGGTTCCTCCCCCGGCTCGTCGGGATGGGCACGGCACTCGACTGGATGATCAGCGGCCGCGTCTTCGGCGCCGAAGAGGCGAAAACCGCCGGACTGGTCCACAGTGTCCACGAGCCCGGGGAAGTACTCGGCAAAGCCCGCGAACTGGCTCACGAGATCGCCGCGACCACGTCGCCGGTCTCGGTCGCCGTGACCCGCCAGCTGCTGTACCGGATGGCGAGCGCGGAATCGCCGTTCCCCGTGCACGAGCTGGACTCCCGGCTGATCGGCGGCCTGGGCTCCAGCCCGGACGCGGTCGAAGGGGTCGTGTCCTTCCTGCAGAAACGACCACCGGAGTTCTCGATGCGTGTCGACACCGACCAGCCCGACTACCTGCCGTGGCGGAACTCGTGA
- a CDS encoding acetoacetate decarboxylase family protein, with amino-acid sequence MTAYPPEPWNLAGQAYLSIWRVPVSELPGLPGGVEPITLGGRAQVFTAWIDYQEPGQLQYHELLATVAVRGERLSSSITDIWVDSEVSLAGGRALWGIPKDLAALDFAHGRTFTASAATHEDWIATAAFTPRPSLPLRMPAAFDVVQMLDGRLKRSPVRATARPCPAAADWRINESGPFGFLAGQRPALNACLRDFKIVFGG; translated from the coding sequence GTGACCGCCTATCCCCCGGAGCCCTGGAACCTGGCAGGCCAGGCGTACCTGTCGATCTGGCGTGTACCGGTGAGCGAACTGCCCGGGCTGCCCGGCGGCGTCGAGCCGATCACGCTGGGCGGCCGCGCCCAGGTGTTCACCGCCTGGATCGACTACCAGGAACCCGGACAGCTCCAGTACCACGAGCTGCTGGCGACGGTCGCGGTCCGCGGCGAACGCCTCTCCAGCTCCATCACCGACATCTGGGTCGACAGCGAGGTCTCGCTCGCCGGCGGACGGGCGCTGTGGGGTATCCCCAAGGATCTCGCCGCGCTCGACTTCGCCCACGGGCGGACCTTCACCGCCTCGGCGGCCACCCACGAAGACTGGATCGCGACGGCCGCCTTCACTCCCCGCCCGAGCCTCCCGCTGCGGATGCCCGCCGCCTTCGACGTCGTCCAAATGCTGGACGGCCGTCTCAAAAGGAGCCCCGTCCGGGCGACGGCCAGGCCTTGTCCGGCGGCCGCGGACTGGCGGATCAACGAGTCCGGACCGTTCGGCTTCCTCGCCGGTCAGCGGCCCGCGCTGAACGCCTGCCTGCGCGATTTCAAGATCGTCTTCGGCGGCTGA